The genome window TATGGTTCCCATTTTGCTCTGGGGGGGCAGGATAAAGGCGCGTCGTACAACGCCGGGCACGCCCTTTTCGTCGAGAAAGGAGACGAGGGCTTCGCCGATTCCCATTTCCGAGATGACCTTGTCCGTGGCGAAGGCGGGGTTGGGCCGGAAGGAATCCGCCGCCACCCTGACGGCCTTCATTTCATTGGGCGTATAGGCCCGGAGCGCGTGCTGGATCTTGTTGCCCAGCTGGGCCAACACGCTGTCGGGAATGTCCGCGGGATTCTGCGTGATAAAATATACGCCGACGCCCTTGGAGCGGATCAGTTTTACGACCTGGTCGATTTTGTCCAAAAGGGCTTTCGGGCAGTTGCTGAAAAGCAAATGGGCCTCGTCAAAGAAAAAGACGAGTTTCGGTTTATGGACGTCGCCCATTTCCGGCAGGCGCTCAAAGAGCTCCGTCAGCATCCACAAAAGGAAAATGGCGTAGAGGCGCGGGCTGTTGACGAGCTTTTGGGAATCGAGGATGTTGATCATCCCCTTGCCGTTTTCGTCAACGCGCATCCAGTCGTTGATATTGAGGGCCGGTTCTCCGAAAAATTTTGTGCCGCCGTTGTCCTCCAGCGTCAGAAGGGCTCTGGAGATGATTCCGACGCTCTGTTTGTTGATGGTTCCGTAGTCCACCGTGAATTTGGAGCTGTTGTCGTTGACGTAATTGAGCATGGCCCGAAGGTCCTTCAAGTCAAGGAGCATCCAGCCGTTGTCGTCGGCGATCCGGAAAATGATGTAGAGGATGGCCTCCTGGATATCGTTCAGGTCCAGAATACGGGCCAGGAGCGTCGGTCCCATTTCACTGACCGTCGTCCGGATCGGATGTCCGTTCTTGGCGTACAGATCCCAGAAGCAGGTCGGTTTCTTTTCAAATTTAAAGTTTTCAATTTCGTATTTTGCGATCCTTTTTTGCATTCCCTCGTTGTCTTCCCCGGGAAGACACATCCCCGCCAGGTCCCCCTTGACGTCGGCGAGAAATACCGGGACACCCAGATCGCTGAAGGCCTCGGCCATAACTTTGAGCGTTATGGTCTTGCCGGTACCGGTCGCGCCCGCGATGAGTCCGTGCCGGTTTCCCATGGAAGGAAGCAGACAGAGTTTTTCGCCGTTGTCATAAGCCATCCAGATTTTGTTCTCATATACCATAGAATACCCTCCAGATTAAGTGATTTTTTATTTGATCAGCACAGTTCCCGTCATTTCCGGCGGGATCGCGATTCCCAACAGCTTCAGCATCGTCGGCGCCACGTCGGACAGCTTGCCGTCTTTCAAGCTCGCTCCCCGGTATTCGCCGGCCACGAGGATGCAGGGGACTTTGTTGGTCGTATGGGCCGTCCAGGGTTCTTTTGCGGCGGGATCATACATTTTTTCCGAATTGCCGTGATCGGCGATGATCAGAAGCCCCGCGCCTTTACTTAAAATGGCGTCGGCAATCTTTCCGATACAGGCGTCCACGGCTTTGATTGCCGCGACGGCCGCCTCATATATCCCCGTATGGCCCACCATATCGGGATTGGCAAAATTGAGGATGATCACGTCATAGACGTCCGATCGGATGGCCTCCAGGACGCCGGCGGTCACTTCATAGGCCGACATTTCCGGCTTCAGGTCATAGGTCGCGACCTTGGGGCTCGCCACGAGCTTTCGGTCTTCGCCGGGATTGGGGACTTCGACGCCGCCGTTGAAGAAAAATGTCACATGGGCGTATTTTTCGGTTTCCGCGGTCCGGAGTTGCCGGAGTCCGGCCTTGGAGAGGACTTCCCCCAGCGTATTTTTGATTTCGCGGTCGTGGTAAATCACCGGCGCCTCAATGGTCGCGTCATATTGTCGCATACAGTAGTAGTG of Fusobacteriaceae bacterium contains these proteins:
- a CDS encoding DUF853 domain-containing protein, with amino-acid sequence MVYENKIWMAYDNGEKLCLLPSMGNRHGLIAGATGTGKTITLKVMAEAFSDLGVPVFLADVKGDLAGMCLPGEDNEGMQKRIAKYEIENFKFEKKPTCFWDLYAKNGHPIRTTVSEMGPTLLARILDLNDIQEAILYIIFRIADDNGWMLLDLKDLRAMLNYVNDNSSKFTVDYGTINKQSVGIISRALLTLEDNGGTKFFGEPALNINDWMRVDENGKGMINILDSQKLVNSPRLYAIFLLWMLTELFERLPEMGDVHKPKLVFFFDEAHLLFSNCPKALLDKIDQVVKLIRSKGVGVYFITQNPADIPDSVLAQLGNKIQHALRAYTPNEMKAVRVAADSFRPNPAFATDKVISEMGIGEALVSFLDEKGVPGVVRRAFILPPQSKMGTIDDFERKEVIFRSPMGSKYDEMIDRESAYEILTKRYSEAASAKEDEKQRKEEEKKRVEDEKAAKIAETERLKREKEETKERLRLEKEEEKERIRREKEAAKPGTFEKILTSAGRTATSTATRAVTTKILRGVLGTLLGGKK